Proteins from a single region of Argiope bruennichi chromosome 6, qqArgBrue1.1, whole genome shotgun sequence:
- the LOC129972603 gene encoding adult-specific rigid cuticular protein 11.9-like: protein MSLKKLYKYWTSCHLCHSWSSDSNFVRFLLVYFWSIMKFFLVPLFLASVAMAADMGMNIAGGAYNFGYNTGDAGGHSRVESGSGSSVAGSYSYVDANGDRRTVQYTAGPGGYQASGDVGVDRRTAAAAAALAAMAPKAPVPAPVAAPAAPWYNPVPVAPAIVAGPGGYMAKW, encoded by the exons ATGAGCTTGAAAAAGTTGTATAAATACTGGACATCCTGTCATCTTTGTCACTCGTGGTCATCTGATTCCAATTTCGTGAGGTTTCTTCTAGTCTACTTCTGGAGCATCATGAAATTT ttcttGGTACCTCTTTTCTTGGCCTCCGTTGCCATGGCTGCCGACATGGGCATGAACATCGCCGGAGGAGCCTACAATTTCGGATACAACACTGGCGATGCTGGTGGTCACAGCCGAGTGGAATCCGGTAGTGGAAGCTCGGTGGCCGGTAGCTACAGTTACGTTGACGCCAATGGTGACCGCAGAACCGTCCAGTACACAGCCGGACCCGGAGGATACCAGGCCAGTGGTGATGTTGGAGTGGACAGGAGAACAGCCGCAGCTGCAGCTGCTCTAGCTGCCATGGCACCCAAGGCACCAGTCCCAGCACCTGTAGCTGCACCTGCTGCACCCTGGTACAATCCTGTACCAGTCGCTCCCGCCATCGTAGCAGGTCCTGGAGGATACATGGCAAAGTGGTGA